A stretch of Chloroflexaceae bacterium DNA encodes these proteins:
- a CDS encoding carbon monoxide dehydrogenase subunit G: MRIAGNYTFAATREAVWSTLNDPEALARAIPGCQRLEMVGENEQKSILEITVQAARGAYTGRVRIDNVVSLESYDIHVEGTGSNGFFTGAGAVKLRTDGAQTILDYGGEAMIGGPIADVGQQLLDSAARSLISQSLRGLAAEIEARQRRQQARLSEAPAVEEAPQPSPWTPESIQMSSATAAQRATGTVEGQDLSEAAAAHPAVEDFFARRPWLPWILVAFLLGYLLGRRRA, encoded by the coding sequence GTGCGGATTGCCGGAAACTACACCTTTGCAGCGACCCGCGAAGCGGTCTGGAGCACGCTGAACGACCCCGAAGCGCTGGCGCGCGCCATTCCAGGGTGCCAGCGCCTCGAGATGGTAGGCGAGAACGAGCAGAAGAGCATCCTGGAGATCACAGTGCAGGCCGCGCGAGGCGCCTACACCGGTCGCGTCAGAATTGATAACGTCGTGTCGCTCGAGTCGTATGATATTCACGTGGAAGGCACGGGCAGCAACGGCTTTTTCACGGGCGCCGGCGCCGTAAAGCTGCGGACGGACGGCGCGCAGACGATTCTCGACTACGGCGGCGAGGCGATGATTGGCGGCCCTATCGCCGATGTTGGCCAACAGTTGCTCGATAGTGCGGCGCGGTCGTTGATCAGCCAGAGCCTCAGGGGGCTCGCGGCGGAGATCGAAGCCCGCCAGCGTCGCCAACAGGCGCGCCTGAGCGAGGCGCCGGCGGTCGAGGAGGCTCCGCAGCCCTCCCCCTGGACGCCGGAGTCCATTCAGATGTCCTCGGCAACCGCCGCCCAACGCGCGACTGGCACTGTCGAGGGCCAGGATCTCAGCGAAGCTGCCGCTGCACACCCCGCGGTCGAAGACTTCTTCGCCCGGCGGCCGTGGTTGCCCTGGATCCTGGTCGCCTTTTTGCTCGGCTATCTTCTTGGCCGCCGCAGGGCGTAA
- a CDS encoding LuxR C-terminal-related transcriptional regulator has translation MTEGNPGSAQYEPLTRRESEILALLALRWSDKEIAEQLIISPKTVRRHTSTIYSKLGVHGRREAVAVARQLGLLPAT, from the coding sequence TTGACAGAAGGCAATCCGGGCTCAGCGCAGTATGAGCCTCTAACGCGGCGTGAATCAGAGATTCTGGCGCTGCTCGCTCTTCGCTGGTCCGACAAAGAGATCGCCGAGCAACTGATTATCTCCCCGAAGACTGTCCGCCGGCACACCAGCACGATCTATTCCAAGCTTGGCGTACACGGCCGCCGCGAGGCGGTGGCGGTGGCGCGCCAGCTCGGGCTCCTTCCCGCGACATAA
- the pstB gene encoding phosphate ABC transporter ATP-binding protein PstB, translated as MPEIEVCNFDFYYGSFQALESISLTIPKHNITALIGPSGCGKSTLLRALNRMHDNTIGARGEGEIRFEGRNILTWEDLVDLRKRIGMIFQRSTAFPMSIFDNVAYGLRLESQKYSKSEIEGRVEQALRGAALWDEVKDNLKKSGLALSGGQQQRLCIARAIAVEPKVLLMDEPCAALDPISTLKVEELMLALEKSITIVIVTHNMQQAARVADYTAFMNMKPETRAGQLIEFGPTKKIFSNPDDPRTEAYISGKFG; from the coding sequence ATGCCCGAGATCGAGGTGTGCAACTTCGATTTTTACTACGGCTCGTTTCAGGCCCTCGAATCGATTTCGCTGACCATCCCGAAGCACAACATTACGGCCCTTATCGGTCCATCGGGCTGTGGTAAATCAACCCTGCTGCGGGCCCTCAACCGGATGCACGACAATACCATCGGCGCCCGCGGAGAAGGCGAGATTCGCTTCGAAGGACGCAATATTCTTACGTGGGAGGATCTCGTTGATCTGCGCAAACGGATCGGGATGATCTTTCAGCGCTCGACGGCCTTCCCGATGTCGATTTTTGACAATGTGGCCTACGGCCTGCGCCTCGAAAGCCAGAAATACTCGAAGTCGGAGATCGAAGGGCGGGTAGAGCAGGCGCTGCGCGGCGCCGCCCTGTGGGACGAAGTGAAAGATAACCTCAAGAAGTCGGGACTGGCGCTCTCTGGCGGGCAGCAGCAACGGCTCTGCATCGCCCGGGCCATCGCCGTCGAACCCAAGGTTCTGCTAATGGACGAGCCGTGCGCGGCCCTCGATCCGATTTCGACCCTCAAAGTCGAAGAATTGATGCTCGCGCTTGAAAAGAGCATCACAATCGTGATTGTCACCCACAATATGCAACAGGCGGCGCGTGTCGCTGACTATACAGCCTTCATGAACATGAAGCCGGAGACTCGCGCCGGTCAGTTGATCGAGTTTGGCCCGACCAAGAAAATCTTCAGTAACCCGGACGACCCGCGAACCGAGGCCTACATCTCGGGTAAGTTTGGATAA
- the pstB gene encoding phosphate ABC transporter ATP-binding protein PstB, whose amino-acid sequence MTATASVKGVAAGSQAAAAVRLQNVHLYYGTYRAVKDINLNIPPRAITSVIGPSGCGKSTVLRSINRINDRVPVFRVEGKILVGDVDIYGESVDPVALRQRVGMVFQRPNPFPMSIYDNVAFGVRLYERLPKSELDEIVEWALTEAGLWNEVKDKLHKSGQSLSGGQQQRLCIARAIATHPEVLLMDEPASALDPIATQQVEELMLGLKRYYTIIIVTHNMQQAARASDYCFMMNVDPMDRAGIVVEFGPTDQIFTNPQNPQTEEYISGQFG is encoded by the coding sequence ATGACGGCAACTGCCTCGGTCAAGGGCGTCGCCGCGGGTTCCCAGGCGGCGGCAGCCGTGCGTCTTCAAAACGTCCATCTCTACTATGGCACGTATCGCGCGGTAAAGGATATTAATCTGAACATCCCGCCACGGGCGATCACCTCGGTGATCGGTCCTTCGGGTTGCGGCAAATCTACCGTGCTACGCTCGATCAACCGCATCAATGACCGCGTGCCCGTCTTCCGGGTGGAGGGCAAGATCCTGGTGGGCGACGTAGATATCTACGGAGAGTCCGTTGATCCGGTCGCCCTGCGCCAGCGGGTGGGCATGGTCTTCCAGCGTCCCAACCCGTTCCCGATGAGCATCTACGACAACGTGGCCTTCGGCGTGCGCCTGTACGAACGGCTCCCGAAGAGCGAACTCGACGAGATTGTCGAGTGGGCGCTTACCGAGGCCGGGCTGTGGAACGAGGTCAAGGACAAGCTCCACAAGTCGGGGCAAAGCCTGTCTGGCGGGCAGCAGCAGCGTCTCTGCATCGCGCGGGCAATTGCGACCCATCCCGAGGTGCTGCTGATGGACGAGCCGGCCTCGGCGCTCGACCCGATCGCGACGCAACAGGTCGAGGAGTTGATGCTGGGTTTGAAGCGCTACTACACCATCATTATCGTTACCCACAATATGCAGCAGGCGGCCCGCGCCAGCGACTACTGCTTCATGATGAACGTTGATCCGATGGACAGGGCTGGAATTGTGGTCGAATTCGGCCCCACGGACCAGATCTTTACCAATCCGCAGAACCCGCAGACGGAGGAATACATCTCCGGGCAGTTCGGCTAA
- the pstA gene encoding phosphate ABC transporter permease PstA → MSSEAQIDVLAARHAARSEARTAAQQRAKLYDRIGTGVLFAAVGILVALLVLIIGRILILGVPQLSWQFLTTASSLTQPGGGIGPQLWCTMYLLVLTLLFTVPLGVGAAIYLEEFAWPNRFTNAVRFCVEALSTVPSVVFGTFGAAVFLVTFGLGYSLIAGALTLTILNLPLMVRVSQEAIRTVPKEYREASQALAARPWETLGKLVLPTALPGIITAIVLTAGRVIGETAPLILTMGTSISPNAQFSLNPFLPGETLAVRIWVLKIIGVPGLKDANAVAAGAAALLIIIVLILSLAGALLTRNLNQRLRGLR, encoded by the coding sequence ATGAGTTCGGAGGCGCAGATTGATGTGCTCGCTGCGCGCCACGCGGCGCGCAGCGAAGCGCGAACGGCGGCCCAGCAGCGCGCGAAGCTCTATGACCGGATCGGCACGGGGGTGTTGTTCGCCGCGGTGGGGATTCTGGTGGCGCTCCTGGTGTTGATTATTGGCCGTATCCTCATCCTCGGGGTGCCCCAGTTGAGCTGGCAGTTTCTAACCACAGCCAGTTCGCTGACCCAGCCCGGCGGCGGCATCGGGCCGCAGTTGTGGTGCACCATGTACTTGCTGGTGCTCACGCTGCTGTTTACTGTGCCGCTCGGCGTTGGCGCGGCCATCTACCTCGAGGAGTTTGCCTGGCCCAACCGCTTTACCAACGCGGTGCGCTTCTGCGTCGAGGCCCTCTCTACTGTGCCATCGGTAGTGTTCGGCACCTTTGGCGCGGCGGTATTCCTGGTCACCTTCGGCCTGGGGTACAGTCTGATTGCCGGTGCGCTGACCTTGACGATCCTGAACCTGCCGCTGATGGTGCGGGTAAGCCAGGAAGCCATCCGGACGGTGCCGAAGGAATACCGTGAGGCCAGCCAGGCTCTCGCCGCGAGGCCGTGGGAGACGCTGGGCAAACTGGTGTTGCCCACGGCCCTGCCGGGCATCATTACTGCCATTGTGCTCACTGCCGGGCGCGTGATCGGTGAAACGGCGCCGCTCATTCTCACCATGGGCACCTCGATTTCCCCCAATGCCCAGTTCAGTCTCAACCCGTTCCTTCCCGGAGAGACGCTGGCGGTACGCATCTGGGTGTTGAAGATCATCGGCGTGCCTGGCCTGAAGGACGCAAATGCGGTGGCTGCCGGGGCGGCCGCGCTGCTGATCATTATCGTGCTGATCCTGAGCCTGGCGGGCGCCCTGCTGACGCGGAACTTGAATCAGCGCCTGCGCGGGCTGCGCTAA
- the pstC gene encoding phosphate ABC transporter permease subunit PstC, which yields MTQPLIRAQTIFFACAAIIVLAVAALIGFLGLYGLRIFTFTSPIEFFFGTTWDKTAQVFGVVPLLYGTVMTTLIAMVISTPIALGAAIYLAEIAPERIREPLGVVVDMFAAVPSVIFGLIALAVLVPWVRETFNAPLGQGILPAALILVLMVQPTIISIASDALRSVPNSLREGAEALGATRLQMIMRVLLPAARSGLLTAVILGMGRAIGETMAVQMVIGNITSRIPPNLVTGATTMPAAIVTQLPEAALPTQRYALIMVAFLLLCITFGLIVLVRRFSARRA from the coding sequence ATGACCCAGCCATTGATACGCGCCCAAACGATCTTCTTTGCCTGCGCCGCGATCATCGTGCTTGCCGTTGCCGCACTGATCGGCTTTCTTGGACTGTATGGACTACGGATCTTTACCTTCACCAGTCCAATCGAATTTTTCTTCGGCACAACCTGGGACAAGACTGCGCAGGTGTTCGGAGTAGTGCCGCTGCTCTACGGCACCGTAATGACCACATTAATTGCTATGGTAATCAGCACCCCGATCGCTCTTGGAGCGGCGATTTATCTTGCTGAAATCGCCCCAGAGCGCATTCGGGAGCCGCTGGGAGTGGTCGTTGATATGTTTGCGGCGGTGCCTTCGGTAATCTTCGGACTGATCGCCCTGGCGGTTTTGGTGCCTTGGGTTCGGGAAACCTTCAACGCCCCGCTAGGTCAGGGCATATTGCCGGCTGCGCTCATCCTCGTGCTAATGGTTCAGCCAACGATTATCAGCATTGCTTCGGACGCGCTGCGCTCGGTGCCAAACTCGCTCCGCGAGGGCGCCGAGGCCCTGGGGGCCACGCGGCTGCAGATGATTATGCGGGTACTGCTGCCAGCAGCGCGATCCGGATTGCTCACAGCGGTGATTCTGGGGATGGGCCGCGCCATTGGCGAAACGATGGCGGTGCAGATGGTAATCGGGAACATTACCTCGCGCATCCCTCCCAACCTCGTTACCGGCGCTACCACGATGCCCGCAGCGATCGTTACACAGTTGCCCGAAGCGGCTCTGCCGACGCAGCGCTACGCGCTTATTATGGTCGCGTTTTTGCTCCTATGTATCACCTTCGGGTTGATTGTGCTAGTGCGGCGGTTCTCAGCCAGACGCGCGTAA
- a CDS encoding phosphate ABC transporter substrate-binding protein, producing MLRKGMPIVLIALVGLSLLPVACGQGGTTGGDGLRGNMTIAGSSALQPLVDQAAQVFQRENAAVRITVSAGGSGAGRANVCKGTIDIGTSDVPLSEEEKQSLNCADAVETVVAVQAFGAAANPQGPGDVKALSREQLVGIFSGKITNWSEVGGTDQRIVVINRAAGSGTRAQMANYLFNGDDSQFATGAAEVDANQTVVNNIRQTPGAISYLGFAFLGDAGIVAFNVLDDAGQVVELSEANIAAGKWPIGGPGFGITKGPPSELEQAFLNFITSAEFANDPIWQNLGFVSPALKAAGSR from the coding sequence ATGCTCAGGAAAGGAATGCCTATCGTCCTGATCGCCCTGGTTGGGCTGAGCCTGCTGCCAGTGGCCTGTGGTCAGGGTGGCACTACAGGCGGCGATGGATTGCGGGGCAACATGACGATCGCCGGGTCGTCGGCGCTGCAACCCCTGGTGGATCAGGCAGCCCAGGTCTTTCAGAGGGAGAATGCCGCTGTACGGATCACCGTTTCCGCTGGCGGCTCAGGTGCCGGGCGCGCCAATGTGTGCAAGGGCACTATTGACATCGGCACTAGCGATGTGCCCCTCTCAGAAGAGGAAAAGCAGAGTCTCAACTGCGCCGATGCAGTGGAGACGGTCGTGGCCGTTCAGGCCTTTGGCGCGGCGGCGAACCCGCAGGGTCCCGGAGACGTGAAGGCGCTGAGTCGCGAACAACTGGTAGGCATCTTCAGCGGGAAGATCACCAACTGGTCGGAAGTCGGCGGGACCGACCAGCGGATCGTCGTGATTAACCGCGCGGCTGGTTCAGGAACCCGCGCTCAGATGGCGAACTATCTTTTCAATGGCGACGACTCCCAGTTTGCCACCGGCGCCGCCGAGGTGGATGCCAACCAGACGGTGGTCAACAACATTCGCCAGACGCCCGGCGCGATCTCCTACCTCGGCTTTGCCTTCCTCGGTGATGCGGGGATAGTCGCCTTCAATGTACTGGACGATGCTGGCCAGGTTGTCGAGTTGTCCGAAGCCAACATCGCGGCCGGCAAATGGCCCATCGGCGGCCCCGGCTTTGGAATTACCAAAGGCCCGCCCAGCGAACTCGAGCAGGCGTTCCTGAACTTCATAACCAGCGCGGAATTCGCCAACGACCCCATCTGGCAGAATCTTGGCTTCGTCTCGCCAGCACTGAAAGCGGCCGGTTCACGCTAA